One part of the Acidimicrobiia bacterium genome encodes these proteins:
- a CDS encoding GTP-binding protein → MGKAKFERTKPHVNVGTMGHIDHGKTTLTAAITKVLAESGVGGSTAF, encoded by the coding sequence ATGGGTAAGGCGAAGTTTGAGCGGACGAAGCCGCATGTGAATGTGGGGACGATGGGTCATATTGACCATGGGAAGACGACGTTGACTGCTGCGATTACGAAGGTGTTGGCGGAGTCTGGTGTTGGTGGTTCGACGGCGTTT